From the genome of Trypanosoma brucei brucei TREU927 chromosome 11 chr11_scaffold01 genomic scaffold, whole genome shotgun sequence:
GCCTCAATGGAGGTGCCGCTGCGTCGCCATCAGCAGCACAAACGCCATGAGGTGGTTAAACGGAATAAGTTGCTTTTGTTAATCTTGAAAAATATCTGCATTTATTTCACTAATAGTTGGGAAGAAATCTTCCTGTTACCATAATACTCTGTTGCTCACTCTACTTTAAACAGCTATTTTTCATGTGCGCACTGGAATGGGAAGGAGCGAGCCGCAATGCTACTGCGGAAAGTCGCACGGCAACCGGGGCGCAACGGATTTTCCGCCATTGGTAAACTACGGCATGTGACGGACGATAACGGAAAACATGGCACGTGGGAAGACGGTTTTTTGGCCATGGGAAGCTGCAGCAGTGCTTCCCGACCAAGGAGCAAGAAAGTCGCACGGCAACCGGGGCGCAACGGATTTTCCGCCATTGGTAAACTACGGCATGTGACGGACGATAACGGAAAACATGGCACGTGGGAAGACGGTTTTTTGGCCATGGGAAGCTGCAGCAGTGCTTCCCGACCAAGGAGCAAAGATCTTTCGGAACCTAACGTGGGATGAGGAAGTTTACGGTACGATTGATGACGAAAGAAAGATGCCGCGGCGATCGTTGAGGCATTGCGACCTTCGCATTGAAAATGCCAACAAATCGTCGAGCGAAGGGATTCACTTTGCCGCGTTTTTCGTCAAAACCGGTCATGCCCGGACTGCTAAAATTCTCGTTTTTTTACGGAGTGGGCCTACTGGGGTGCCCATTCGCCTTCTATCGTTCTTCACGGATGCCCATACCCTTCGGAAAAGCCTTGTCGTCCTCTCCCCCACGTGGACCGATGAAGAGCGTCCTTAAATCCATTGTCAGGATTATCCGGAATCTGCTTCTCTGCCCGAAGCCTTTTTACTGGTGCGATGCCTATTAGCACCTCCAACAACGGTATCTGCGGCATCTTCTGGTTTGGTTGCCATTTAAGATTTCACAGTTTCAGCCGCCGTGGATATTCACCGATTTTCAAGTGGACTTACACGCgcattggggggggggggagggcgCGGCCTTTCAATCTAGTCTTATACCCTTCGGTTTAAACGGCGTGCATAAGAAACGTACCGGTCACTTGTGGAGTGGCAATCTTCTTTCCAGGATGTTCTCTGCCCCAACTTCTTCCTGCGTCGCATATATTGGAGCGGGTATAGTAATTGCCGGAAAGATTCGCCGAGTTCGATTTCTGAagttttgttttaattttctACCGTGTCCGCTTGCTTATGCTGCGTGCGTTTGATACGAACACCTCGTCCCCAGCATTTTTCTGGGCACTGAAGGGTCTTTGCAGGCAGTTTTGTTACCAGAAATGTTGCATCATCCATAtttctcctttatttttactgAATTTTTTACAGGGTATTGATTCCTGATGCGTGGGGAAAAGCCTAGAACGCGAGCGTGTCAGTACCACGTTCCGCACTTTTCCTCAATTGGGAGTTTTGGCGTGGCTCCAAGAAGGGTTTAGTGCTTCCgccctctcctcctcccccttgcactcttttccttccccctcctgtGACTTCTACCCCCAACTCCGCAGGGAGCGAAAGGGGCCGTCTCGTTCTCATTGTCAACCCTTCGCGCTACTAATGGCCGTCGACCCTTATAACACTTAGTGTCTGTTCCCCCATGCCCTTGAGCACACAACCTAATGCCCACGCACAGAACATACCCGTTTCGGAATTCATCGCCCCAGTGCACCAATCCAACCTTTGCCTCCCGGAACAAAGCGCTTGTGAAACGTTAGCCCCCGCTTTTTCGCTAAAAAGTTTTCGACCGTGCCTTCAGCTCTCAAATTCGTTGTAAGCATCTACGTGGCTACCAGCGGTGGAGCGCGTCCATGAATTGTCTTCGCGTTCCATCGCATTTCCAGCACAAGTTATAGATCACTGCTGCGAGTGCCCGTGTTGTTGCCAAGTTTCTACAATCCCTccttatgtttgtttgtttttttttccaacctGAAGCGATGCCGGTGGGGAATTCACCAAACACTAGTTTGAACTCTACCATGGTAAATGGTATGGACCTAAAACCTCCCCGCTGCTCCAAGCAATAACGCCCGTGATGCCATTCGTATCGTATTCTCTCGGTTTCCCTTCCATGTATCCCAGAGCTCAATCGCCCGCTGATTCTTTGATAACCTCAGACCATTAGTCACTACAATGGGCGTGCTCAACAACCTCAGAACAAGCAGCGAGTTTATCAGGTTCCGGTCCcttgatttattttttgaattcTGTTTCTAGCCCTTACCTCCTCCATTGTTCTGCGGCCACCTCCTTCAGCACTTGTTTTAGCTTTGCAAatttttgttccctttttcctgCAATTCGCACAATTTTCAGCATCTGCTTCCATATCCGGCATTTCTTTAATCCAGAAAGATGGCACCAACTCATTTCCTTCGCCAGTTGCTTTCATTGATTCCATGCGGATTGAGGAGGAAATTGCGTTGCCCATCCCATCCGTCATCCTACGGTAATATTAAAAACCGTGGATGAACTTCCTAGACGCATATTTGCCGCCGAGTTGCCCAATCGGTGCTATTCCATGCGAATAGTAGACGTCTATGACGGCACAAACGGACTCAATAGCTGTCCCTACGGATGCTTGCTTCGAGCTTTATTTAACGGTCTACTAACGATGCAAACCATTCCCTCCGGTGGAGAAGATATGTAAAAACATTAGAGCCAGCAGGAGGCCTGTGGTTTCCCTCAAGTCCGCTTGGAACGGGGGCATTGAACGGTTAGCagtggtaaaagaaaaaaggaacaattaAAGCGATTGAAACATCGTACTCGATAACGAACACTACCTGGTGCCTTTGAATGATCCCCTCTAAGTATCTTCTTCATGTTTGGATATCTcatgaagaaagagagaagggggaaaagaagggggcTTGTTACCTTCCACTGTAACAATAACCCCCATTCTATTCTCCGCCGCCTTTAGAGAGTCCGAAAATACACGCGTACAGAAACAATCATTTTGGAGAAGATGCGCAAACTTCTCCCgacttccctcctcttctcaCCACGACCCCAACGCCCCCTCAATGGAACAAAAACCACCAACTCCTCATCATGTTTGCACAACCGCTAAGCGGGAGCGGTTAAGGGGCACCGCGCCGGCATGACTTCTTCCTTCAAACAATATGCAGttcagtgtgtgtgtgtgtgtgtgtgtggaagaaTATAGCAGAAAGGGatcaaaacaataacaacataaTGGAGGCAGAAACAATGAAAGCGGTATACGCGATCTGTTGGTGGCTGGAATGTTTTAAAAGTTAAGAGGCCTGCGGGGGAACCACATATATAACGACCCCTGCGGAGGCACACGCTAAGATTACAATCTCATAAGTGGCGGAAGCATAGTTCTCACATTGCCACTGTATGAAtccgctgtcaatgttaaaaagagaaggagagggcgCGCAAATAGCGCCAGGCACCATACTGCAGTCCCATGTGAAGGAGACGAAACGTatggaaacgaaaaaaaaagggagcgtGTTAATGGAAGAGGGGTTAAATtacaaaatttaaaaaaataacttcGTCACGGAAGCACCTGTCACGTTACCGTATGTGACATGGAAAGAGGGCATTTAGCCAGCACCTACAACAGGGGTTGGCGCCAGCATTCGCtatcaaaataataataataattaaacaGTAAGGTTATTAAGTGTATGCCAAAGACACACCATAAACACATGGAAGGGAATGGAATGTAAACGAATAAAGAGTAGGGATACAGTGGCGAACATCAACATTAACATCCAGATGAGTGATTCTGTATCAGCACCACGTCTGCCTGCAAGGGTGTGGGGGATGagatttaaaaatatatatatatatatatatttgtcgGGCGCAAAGGCACCGGCAAGGCACCCTAGTAAGCCGTTGCTGGTTAAATAACGCTAAGAAATAAGTCGCTTAGTGCGAGGTAGTAGAAGGAAGTGCATCTGAtttaaaacacaaaacaataactttaaaaaaaaacaaaaacgattCTCGCATAAGGTGTGGGTTggtaagggggaaaatagcTACGCAACTCTCACACCGACACAAAGGGCTGGTCAGCAGAGAAGCACTCATCAAGTTGCGAGCAACGGTTGGAGATGTAAATCACTGATGTGCTGTGAGTGCTGGTAGTGAGTTCATTATTACCATTCGCAGAGTGATCCACAACCCGTCCCACCTTTGCGGCAATACGGCGTATCACATCCCCGCAATAAACATCGTCCCAGACTGGATTCGCCTGGTTGGGAAGAGGGACACGCCATCGCTCACAATACGGCCGCAGGAGTTTCTCGCGCTGGGGGACCTTAAATGTACTGAGGAGTGCCTCCAGGGAGCTCGCAATCATTTGGGCGGACTCGCTCAAATCAGCCAGTGATGAACTGTGGTCGCTTGTGGTTATGGTTGTCCCGTCGCCGCCCTCGTCAAAATAGTATTCACGGTCAAGCCGCAGTGCTGCGAAGGTGCGACCAGGCACGGCGTTCAACTGGTAAAGTTCCACTGGTTGTGGTGCACCACGCAGTGCAACAAGCCCCAGGGGGACGACGTCGATTTCCTTTCGTTCATCTTCGCTCAGAGCAAGGTATGTGGCCCGAGTTAGCAGCACCTGACCGCCGTTCGCGACGCTCTCCGTACGTGCGGCCATGTTAGTTGTACCCCCATAGTAGTCGTAgcccttcgtcacttcatcatAGCGGATGTCACACAACCCGGTATGAACACCTACACGTACACGCAAGCCGTTCCAGAGACTCCCGTACACGTCAGGAGCAAGACGGGCAGTGGGTGGAGTGTACTCTTTATCGTCGCAAGCTCGCTGCTCTTCAAAGGCATGATAGAAGCGGTCGAACACCTCCGTTTCCCATTTGTGACTCAGGAATTGCCGCTGGAGTTCACTCACGAGCTGCACCGCAGCAAATGGGCTCCGGCAAGCAATCATGAACGAGTCACCAATCGTTTTCACTTCGTAGCAGTTGTACTCGACCATCAGGGACCGGATAATTTTATGGTGTGACGCCACGGCGTCAGGCATAAGCTCGGGGAAACCGGCCCACTGTGCTGTGCTGCTCTCAATGTCCGTGAACACGAGTGTAACGGGCTCCGTCGATTCCCTCGGCGCAAGCTCGTTGTCGCGGGCATTGCGCAGGGTGAAGTACAGTACCAGAGCAAGCGCAGCGAGCAGCAATGCGACGAGGGTAGAGCCAATAGCAATCGCAATCACCTGCCCTTGTGTAAGTTTGTTTTCGTCGACGTAAACTAGCGTTGGTGTCACACCATTTTGTAGCGGCGGTGTGGCGGGATCCAGCAATCGAGTCAGGGACCACACGGAGATGTTTGTTCCCCCGTAATTGGAAAGGCAATTGCTGGCAAGAGCGACGCCATTCACAATGCAATCAACATCGCTAAAGGGCCCGTACCGCATGTCATCGACGTTGATGGTGGACTCGGAGTAGAAATAGTCAGCCAGCAATTTCGCGTCAACCTTCTCCATATGGTCAAGGACGGACACCATCAGCCGCGCCGTGGAAAAGCCCCGCAACGACATGGGAGTTCTCATCGCCGGCTCAGGCACGGCCTTGTGGTAAGCTTGAACAGTCAGTGACGACGAGTTCTCCTCCGCCCAGTGGGGCTGGTTGGTGGCGAATACGAAGCGGTTGGTGGTCGTAGGCGGGGTTCTGCTAAATGCTGCTCTCAACTCCTCGTACATTAGCGTTACATCAGGATAAATGGCGAAGATCCGTAGACCTCTTTTAGCATCAAGGTGCTCAGCCAGGTCATACACCTCTAACGCCGTAAACCCAATAACAAACACGTCCCCGCTAGAGGGGAGATGGGGTTTCAACGAGCCCTCATTATCCACAATTACCTTCGATTGCATGAAAATACCGTACGTCCGCAGTGTGGCTATCAACACCTCCAATATCATATCCGCATCGTGGGTTCGAATCACTACACGCACGTTTCCGCCAGGGTGCTCCGAGATGTACTGAACCAGAACATAGAGTTCCTGCGCAAGCGTAGGTGACACGTATATCACGTTTCGGTTAAACCTGTTCATACGAGGGTTGCTGGTTATGGGGTCAATGAACGCCAAATTCTCCGTGGCCAAGATTTCCTTATTCACGACGCCAAACAGGGCCGGGATCACCTTCACATCACGCATTTGCTCCAGTTGCTCGACAGCCTCATCGCCCGTTGCCTCTAAGGGATGCAAGAAGAACCTGTCACGCTCTCCAATCCGGCCGTTGCCCAGCAAGGCGGAGGCGCCGTTAAGATACCTCAGACTCGCGCGGTAAACAACCACATTGTCCATCAACTGCACAATAAGGCCGTTCAATGGTGCGCGCAGAACAACACCAGCGCTGGAGCACTCTGATGCGCCCCACGTCAGAAACCCCGTGACCACGGGCTGCAACCGAAAACCATCCACGACCTCCTTCATGTACACCACGCTCCCACCCTGGTTGCACTGACACACAGCACCTTGCCATGCAGCAAACGCATCGCAATCACCTCCAAAGTCGCCAACAACGAGATCATCAATAAGGTAGCGCCGTTGTTCGTACAGTGAGTCTATGAATGCTGTGCTGTTAGTTAACGACAATGTGCTCCGGAGAGCTCGTGATACGACTTCCCCGGTGATCCATCCAGTGAGCATCAACTCCCCGCTGGTATCATCTTCAAGGAGTTCCTGTCGCATCGCAAACCTGTGCCCCTCATCACTAGATGAGAGGTACTCGTCCACCTCTTCCCGGAACCGTTTCACAACCGCAAATCGTGCGTGGTTCGAGAGGGGGTTAACACCGCTTATAATCAGTTGTCCGGGTATCAGTTCACGACCACTCTCCTCTAAGGCATCCCGCCAAGTATTAATCAGGAAAACCTGAGCGCTGGATGGCGCAAGTACGTACACACCTGTGGTGCGATCGTCGGTAGCCATTCTCCTCACAAACTCTCTGGTGACGGGATTGGGTGAGCCAAGTAAAAGCACGGCTAATGGGCGGGTATTCACAAACTGCTCCCACTCGGCATCAAACGCGGTGCTGACAACCTCCAGTCCACCGGTACCCTCGAGGGAGAAAGTTCCGCTCAACTCGTACCCCATTCCCGACAATATCTTTAAGGTGAACGCATGCGACTCCTTACCGAAATATGAGTCACTCAGATACATAAACCCAAGGCGGGAAAGTCGCAGGGTGACGGCAAAGTATCGAATCAGGGTCAGCAGTTCAGCGTCTGGCTCAGCGGTAGTGAAGTACAGGTGGCGATTCCACCCACGAGCCTCATCCGAGTAAGTTAGGGGTGAGAAAGCAACTACATCGTTGTTCTTAAGGTGTTCGAGGGACCAGAGCACATTGTCGTTGCCCAGCGGACCCACTGCTATCAAAAGCTTTCCTTTACTTGCCTCCACGGCACTCTCAAAAAGCTCCTCAATAGGCTGGTCATGGGACGAGGGTCGAATGACAGAGACTTTCACCCCGTTGGGGATGTCTCCACGACGGGCGGCCAGCGACGCCTCGAAACCGGTGCTCAGGGCGTCAACACTCACCTTGGGGAATTTAGGGTTGTACATAAGGTAGAGAATGTTGACTGTCACCTCCGCGCCGGCAGCCACACGCACCCCAACGGACAGCAGCGCGAGGAGCGCCACCGCCATGGTGAAGGGGCGCGGTAAGTTGGACGCAACCAACGGCGGGGCCCGGACGACACGCGAGGCAGGACGGCAATTCAATACCGCCCC
Proteins encoded in this window:
- a CDS encoding receptor-type adenylate cyclase GRESAG 4, putative; this encodes MNDYRLCGGCGAVLNCRPASRVVRAPPLVASNLPRPFTMAVALLALLSVGVRVAAGAEVTVNILYLMYNPKFPKVSVDALSTGFEASLAARRGDIPNGVKVSVIRPSSHDQPIEELFESAVEASKGKLLIAVGPLGNDNVLWSLEHLKNNDVVAFSPLTYSDEARGWNRHLYFTTAEPDAELLTLIRYFAVTLRLSRLGFMYLSDSYFGKESHAFTLKILSGMGYELSGTFSLEGTGGLEVVSTAFDAEWEQFVNTRPLAVLLLGSPNPVTREFVRRMATDDRTTGVYVLAPSSAQVFLINTWRDALEESGRELIPGQLIISGVNPLSNHARFAVVKRFREEVDEYLSSSDEGHRFAMRQELLEDDTSGELMLTGWITGEVVSRALRSTLSLTNSTAFIDSLYEQRRYLIDDLVVGDFGGDCDAFAAWQGAVCQCNQGGSVVYMKEVVDGFRLQPVVTGFLTWGASECSSAGVVLRAPLNGLIVQLMDNVVVYRASLRYLNGASALLGNGRIGERDRFFLHPLEATGDEAVEQLEQMRDVKVIPALFGVVNKEILATENLAFIDPITSNPRMNRFNRNVIYVSPTLAQELYVLVQYISEHPGGNVRVVIRTHDADMILEVLIATLRTYGIFMQSKVIVDNEGSLKPHLPSSGDVFVIGFTALEVYDLAEHLDAKRGLRIFAIYPDVTLMYEELRAAFSRTPPTTTNRFVFATNQPHWAEENSSSLTVQAYHKAVPEPAMRTPMSLRGFSTARLMVSVLDHMEKVDAKLLADYFYSESTINVDDMRYGPFSDVDCIVNGVALASNCLSNYGGTNISVWSLTRLLDPATPPLQNGVTPTLVYVDENKLTQGQVIAIAIGSTLVALLLAALALVLYFTLRNARDNELAPRESTEPVTLVFTDIESSTAQWAGFPELMPDAVASHHKIIRSLMVEYNCYEVKTIGDSFMIACRSPFAAVQLVSELQRQFLSHKWETEVFDRFYHAFEEQRACDDKEYTPPTARLAPDVYGSLWNGLRVRVGVHTGLCDIRYDEVTKGYDYYGGTTNMAARTESVANGGQVLLTRATYLALSEDERKEIDVVPLGLVALRGAPQPVELYQLNAVPGRTFAALRLDREYYFDEGGDGTTITTSDHSSSLADLSESAQMIASSLEALLSTFKVPQREKLLRPYCERWRVPLPNQANPVWDDVYCGDVIRRIAAKVGRVVDHSANGNNELTTSTHSTSVIYISNRCSQLDECFSADQPFVSV